One region of Bartonella alsatica genomic DNA includes:
- the trbD gene encoding conjugal transfer protein TrbD, whose amino-acid sequence MGGKRYTQLFRSLHRPQQIMGGERELMLLSMLLTGILIVSAMNVVAAIIGLCIWFVCLYVLRRMAKFDPNLSRIYIRQLKYNKYYAPFSRPFRVAKSTRVY is encoded by the coding sequence ATGGGAGGCAAACGGTATACACAGTTGTTTCGTTCTCTACATAGACCCCAACAAATTATGGGAGGAGAACGCGAATTAATGCTTTTATCAATGCTTTTAACCGGTATTCTTATTGTCTCAGCAATGAATGTTGTAGCAGCAATTATTGGACTTTGTATCTGGTTTGTTTGTCTTTATGTTTTGCGTAGAATGGCAAAGTTTGATCCTAATTTGTCTCGAATTTATATTCGTCAATTGAAATATAACAAGTATTATGCTCCTTTTTCACGACCGTTTCGTGTTGCAAAATCAACAAGAGTGTATTGA
- a CDS encoding TrbC/VirB2 family protein: MQLSSIKTRNNSYNHIVMFLLIIGAALLLSLILGDIAHAADATAGGGASLPWEKPLEKLKKSVSGPVAFVVSLLGLVAGGATLIFGGEVSEFVKRIIYLVLVISVIVFANTLLTGALFSGAVVPANVVVGGF, translated from the coding sequence ATGCAATTATCTTCAATAAAAACTAGGAATAACTCATACAATCATATTGTGATGTTTCTTCTTATCATAGGGGCGGCATTGCTTCTATCTCTTATCTTGGGAGATATTGCACATGCTGCTGATGCAACAGCGGGTGGTGGAGCATCTCTTCCGTGGGAAAAACCTCTTGAAAAGTTGAAAAAATCAGTTTCAGGTCCTGTTGCTTTTGTTGTTTCTTTGCTTGGGCTTGTTGCTGGTGGAGCTACACTAATTTTTGGTGGTGAAGTTAGCGAATTTGTAAAGCGTATTATTTATCTTGTTTTGGTTATCAGTGTGATTGTTTTTGCAAACACTCTCCTTACAGGTGCTCTCTTTTCTGGTGCTGTTGTTCCTGCTAACGTTGTGGTTGGAGGGTTTTAA
- the trbB gene encoding P-type conjugative transfer ATPase TrbB: MAVTVFENGQSLEQDRRLIQKMRFEFGQQVCDYLDDPTVIEIMLNPDGTLWVEHLGKSKKAVGTMDAHQAEAAMGTVATALGTQITKESPILECELPMNGSRFEAVIPPIVSAPTFTIRKKATRIFTLDDYVTKNIITPHQKLLLSAAVKDHKNILVVGGTGTGKTTLTNAILKEMTDTFPEERFVIIEDTAELQCAAPNTVTFRAVEYIDMTRLLKVTMRMAPDRIIVGEVRDGAALALLKSWNTGHPGGIATVHANDASAGLTRIQQLISEATIAPMQSLIAETIDVVLSIEKNPSGRKVKEIIEVCGYDPAVGKYITNLIH; encoded by the coding sequence ATGGCTGTCACGGTATTTGAAAATGGGCAAAGTTTAGAGCAAGATAGACGGCTCATTCAAAAGATGCGTTTTGAATTTGGACAGCAGGTATGTGATTACCTAGATGATCCTACAGTCATAGAAATTATGTTGAATCCCGATGGAACCTTATGGGTTGAACATTTGGGAAAATCTAAAAAAGCAGTGGGCACAATGGATGCGCACCAAGCAGAAGCTGCTATGGGGACAGTAGCTACAGCTCTTGGAACACAAATTACCAAGGAAAGTCCTATTCTTGAATGTGAATTGCCAATGAATGGCAGCCGCTTTGAAGCGGTTATTCCACCTATTGTTTCTGCACCAACATTTACAATTCGAAAAAAAGCAACACGAATTTTTACTTTGGATGACTATGTTACAAAAAACATCATAACTCCACATCAAAAATTGCTTTTAAGTGCTGCTGTTAAAGATCACAAAAATATTCTTGTTGTTGGTGGAACAGGAACAGGAAAAACAACATTAACAAACGCAATCTTAAAGGAAATGACAGACACATTTCCTGAAGAGCGCTTTGTGATTATTGAAGATACAGCCGAACTTCAATGTGCGGCACCTAACACCGTAACATTTCGAGCTGTCGAATATATTGACATGACACGGTTGTTAAAGGTGACTATGCGCATGGCTCCAGATCGCATCATTGTTGGTGAAGTGAGAGATGGTGCGGCTTTAGCATTATTAAAAAGCTGGAATACTGGACATCCAGGAGGGATAGCAACAGTTCATGCCAATGATGCATCGGCAGGATTAACAAGAATTCAACAATTAATATCAGAAGCAACTATTGCTCCCATGCAATCACTAATAGCAGAAACAATTGATGTGGTTTTAAGTATTGAAAAAAATCCATCGGGTAGAAAAGTCAAAGAAATTATAGAAGTTTGTGGGTATGACCCAGCAGTCGGTAAATATATAACAAATCTTATTCACTAA
- a CDS encoding zincin-like metallopeptidase domain-containing protein gives MSEEVRHARAEALLAASGARIDTDDRNHAFYRGGDIDTLFLPKRHQFDSSDYFYATALHELGHWTGHSSRLNRDIMYPIGTTGYAKEKLRTTIASLMIGEELNIGYDPRHNVSYVSSWIEIIKNNPKEIFRAVFEAEKIKNFIMGLETVKVIEVEKESSVSVSKDNRPDNTEKIFLNVPYSQKEEAKKSGAKWDKDAKSWYVPAGTNLIEKGLARFSHEDAQQNIVLPIEQQFKEALHSAGLIV, from the coding sequence TTGTCAGAAGAGGTAAGACATGCACGAGCTGAAGCACTTTTAGCCGCATCAGGTGCAAGAATTGATACTGATGATAGAAATCATGCTTTCTATCGTGGTGGTGATATTGATACTCTTTTTTTACCAAAGCGGCATCAATTTGATTCAAGTGATTATTTTTACGCGACAGCTTTACATGAACTTGGACATTGGACTGGACATTCTTCAAGACTTAATCGTGATATAATGTATCCTATTGGGACTACTGGATATGCTAAAGAAAAGCTTCGTACAACGATTGCCTCTCTTATGATTGGGGAGGAATTGAATATAGGTTATGATCCAAGGCATAATGTTTCATATGTTTCTTCATGGATTGAAATTATAAAAAATAATCCAAAAGAAATTTTTAGAGCTGTTTTCGAAGCGGAAAAAATCAAAAATTTCATAATGGGATTAGAAACTGTTAAAGTTATTGAAGTTGAAAAAGAGTCATCTGTATCGGTTAGCAAAGATAATAGACCAGATAATACAGAAAAGATTTTTTTGAATGTTCCTTATTCCCAAAAAGAAGAAGCAAAAAAATCTGGGGCTAAGTGGGATAAAGATGCAAAATCTTGGTATGTTCCTGCTGGTACAAATTTAATTGAAAAAGGCTTGGCTCGTTTTTCTCATGAAGATGCACAACAAAACATAGTTTTGCCGATTGAACAACAGTTTAAGGAGGCACTCCATTCTGCTGGTTTGATTGTTTAG
- the traF gene encoding conjugative transfer signal peptidase TraF yields MKQAMAILTLCSLASACFILFALSQGYRINYSRSAPIGIWKVNYFQKKMQRGELMEVCPPDAPIVKEFVEKGYLQSGACPSGSISFLKPLVAIAGDVVSITGKGISVNGHFLKNSQRMRGISGVPNGEYLVAEGYAWFISSFDPVSFDSRYFGAVSVMNIMGKASPILTFKK; encoded by the coding sequence ATGAAACAAGCTATGGCCATTCTTACTTTATGTTCTCTTGCTAGTGCCTGTTTTATTTTATTTGCTCTCTCTCAGGGATATAGAATTAATTATTCGCGTTCCGCTCCTATAGGGATTTGGAAAGTTAATTACTTTCAAAAGAAAATGCAAAGAGGAGAGCTTATGGAGGTTTGTCCACCAGATGCACCTATCGTTAAGGAGTTTGTTGAAAAAGGGTATCTTCAATCTGGGGCTTGTCCTAGCGGCTCTATTTCCTTTTTGAAACCATTAGTAGCTATTGCTGGTGATGTAGTTAGTATAACGGGAAAAGGTATTAGTGTTAATGGTCATTTTTTAAAAAATAGCCAAAGAATGAGGGGAATATCAGGTGTACCGAATGGAGAATACCTTGTTGCAGAAGGATATGCTTGGTTTATTTCAAGTTTTGATCCTGTAAGTTTTGATAGCCGTTATTTTGGGGCTGTTTCGGTTATGAATATTATGGGTAAGGCTTCCCCAATTCTAACTTTTAAGAAGTGA
- a CDS encoding type IV secretory system conjugative DNA transfer family protein yields the protein MGNQSIHTLKRKSRLIFIFFFGIYFVVLNQCCTQYLAHIFHYSSSLGSNFKGIYLFFSWFPWVFKFYDYAPSRCNVIFVLFCAGLLIGFTLWAGFSSRSNKSTDDLHGTAHFATFDEIQEMGLVPHNQKGRGVYCGAFPGPKTGMLHYLRHDGPEHIAALAPTRSGKGVGLVVPTLLSWPHSLFVLDTKGENYAMTAGWRKKHAGNKILRFDPAEPEVGCSWNPLGEIRFRTRYQVADAQNIALMVIDDDGKGIAGDHFRSAAFELLNGLILHALYKAEKIVRIPCLQDCAHMLTGVGDFAAVVEDNDDFDEDGDPKALSTLFHEMENLNIKSDNLLFQDADREAKLVINGVGRRMAGTPARELGSIISTANNALSLYHDPIVGENTKYCDFYINDLMDSESPVSLYFITTPRNLDRMRPFARLLLTQMVLSLSDRMEFDDGRSKTSHKHRLLLMLDEFPTLGKLDIFEKALAYIAGYGLKVYIITQDVQQLYKAYTTNESIISNCHIRIASAPNKVETAEWMSKMAGETTVVREKVSTSGKRFGMALEQVSTSYEETRRPLMTPDEIMRLPGAKKDNLGNIVEPGEMLIFVAGNSVIRGTQILYFLDPIFSERSKIPPPVTNRLHQRNEIIKNKKGFVLS from the coding sequence TTGGGAAATCAATCTATACACACACTTAAAAGAAAATCTCGATTAATATTTATCTTTTTTTTCGGGATCTATTTTGTTGTTCTCAATCAGTGTTGCACACAGTATTTAGCACATATTTTTCATTATAGTTCTTCTCTTGGGTCCAATTTTAAAGGAATTTATCTATTTTTTTCTTGGTTTCCCTGGGTTTTTAAATTTTATGATTATGCTCCTAGTCGGTGTAATGTAATATTTGTTCTCTTTTGTGCTGGTCTTTTAATTGGTTTTACTCTTTGGGCAGGTTTTTCTTCAAGGAGTAACAAAAGTACCGATGATTTACATGGAACAGCGCATTTTGCAACATTTGATGAAATTCAAGAAATGGGGCTTGTTCCGCATAATCAAAAAGGAAGAGGCGTATATTGTGGGGCGTTTCCTGGTCCAAAAACAGGAATGTTGCATTATTTACGCCATGATGGACCAGAGCATATAGCAGCTTTAGCACCTACACGTTCTGGTAAAGGTGTTGGTTTAGTCGTACCCACTCTTTTGAGTTGGCCACACAGTCTTTTTGTTCTTGATACAAAAGGTGAAAATTATGCCATGACTGCTGGATGGCGGAAAAAGCATGCAGGGAATAAGATCCTAAGGTTTGATCCGGCAGAACCCGAAGTTGGATGTTCATGGAATCCATTAGGAGAAATTCGTTTCAGAACACGTTATCAAGTAGCGGATGCACAAAACATAGCTTTAATGGTCATTGATGATGATGGAAAAGGGATTGCAGGTGACCATTTCAGATCCGCTGCTTTTGAACTTTTGAATGGTCTCATTCTTCACGCTCTTTACAAAGCAGAGAAAATTGTACGTATCCCTTGTTTGCAAGACTGTGCACACATGTTAACGGGAGTAGGAGATTTTGCCGCTGTCGTTGAAGATAATGATGATTTTGATGAAGATGGTGATCCAAAAGCACTTTCTACTTTGTTTCATGAAATGGAAAATCTTAATATAAAAAGTGATAATCTTTTGTTTCAAGATGCAGATAGAGAAGCAAAACTTGTTATCAACGGTGTTGGCCGTCGTATGGCTGGAACACCGGCGCGTGAGTTAGGGTCTATTATTTCGACGGCAAATAATGCTCTGTCTCTTTATCATGACCCTATTGTTGGTGAGAACACAAAATATTGTGATTTTTATATTAATGATTTAATGGATAGTGAAAGTCCCGTTTCGCTGTATTTTATTACAACGCCGCGCAATTTGGATAGAATGAGACCTTTCGCGCGATTGTTGTTGACACAAATGGTTCTTTCTCTTTCAGATCGTATGGAATTTGATGATGGGAGATCAAAAACAAGTCACAAACATCGTTTGCTTTTAATGCTTGATGAATTTCCAACTTTGGGAAAATTGGATATTTTTGAAAAGGCACTTGCCTATATTGCTGGGTATGGACTTAAAGTTTATATAATCACTCAAGATGTGCAGCAATTGTACAAGGCTTATACAACGAATGAAAGCATTATTTCGAATTGTCATATTCGTATTGCGTCTGCACCTAATAAGGTCGAAACAGCTGAATGGATGAGTAAAATGGCTGGGGAGACAACGGTTGTTCGCGAAAAAGTTTCCACTTCTGGAAAACGTTTTGGTATGGCACTTGAACAGGTTTCAACGTCTTATGAGGAGACACGCCGCCCATTGATGACGCCTGATGAGATCATGCGCTTGCCTGGAGCCAAAAAAGACAATTTAGGGAATATTGTTGAACCTGGTGAAATGCTTATTTTTGTAGCTGGAAATAGCGTCATTAGGGGAACACAAATCCTTTATTTTTTAGATCCCATTTTTTCAGAAAGGTCAAAAATTCCTCCTCCTGTTACAAATCGTTTGCATCAGAGAAATGAAATCATAAAAAATAAGAAAGGCTTTGTTCTTTCATGA
- a CDS encoding recombinase family protein: MALLGYARVSTNQQKLALQIDELKNAGVREDRIFTDIRTGSTDKREGLQRLLGRAEKDDIILCTKMDRLGRNTADMISIVDSCYKKGVFIRFLENGLSTEGTMGKMVIQILAAVAEAERARILERTNDGRTAAMAAGVKFGRKPHPKTKIILALIKQGVSSKIVKEKTGISHATYFRLKKQVSLQKP; this comes from the coding sequence ATGGCGCTTTTAGGTTATGCAAGAGTATCAACCAATCAACAAAAGCTAGCGCTTCAGATTGATGAACTTAAAAATGCTGGAGTGCGCGAAGACCGTATTTTTACAGATATAAGGACAGGTTCTACAGATAAACGTGAAGGTTTACAGCGGCTGCTTGGGCGTGCAGAAAAAGATGATATTATTCTTTGTACAAAAATGGACCGGCTTGGGCGTAATACTGCTGATATGATTTCTATCGTTGATAGTTGTTACAAGAAGGGGGTGTTTATTCGTTTTCTGGAAAACGGTCTTAGTACCGAAGGTACAATGGGAAAAATGGTTATTCAAATTTTGGCAGCTGTAGCAGAAGCTGAACGTGCGCGTATTTTGGAGCGGACCAATGATGGACGAACTGCTGCTATGGCAGCAGGTGTAAAATTCGGTCGAAAGCCTCATCCAAAGACAAAAATAATACTTGCGCTGATTAAACAAGGAGTATCATCTAAAATTGTTAAGGAAAAAACGGGGATCTCTCATGCTACTTATTTTAGACTGAAAAAACAGGTTTCTTTACAGAAACCATAG
- a CDS encoding partition protein ParA: MEKQLLACELAHAKPVTIIDADPRHPITTWSELPGKPHNLTVVINESEKTILDEIEIAAARDPFIIVDLEGTASRLTSYAISQSDFVIVAMKEQQQDAIAAIEIIKEIHRDMKAVRRRISYAVLFTQSKVVAKSRTARFVSTQFRKNPEIDVFETEINERDAFSAIFATGGSHRNLNRKEVNNLETAISNVEAFVAEVITKLKQTQQKEIQK; the protein is encoded by the coding sequence GTGGAAAAACAACTTCTTGCTTGTGAACTTGCACATGCCAAGCCTGTTACGATTATTGATGCAGATCCACGCCACCCAATTACTACTTGGTCAGAGTTACCAGGTAAACCACACAATTTAACTGTTGTTATCAATGAATCTGAAAAGACAATTTTAGATGAAATAGAAATTGCTGCCGCTCGAGATCCATTCATAATTGTTGATCTAGAAGGTACAGCATCTCGTTTAACTAGTTACGCAATTAGCCAATCTGATTTTGTTATTGTAGCAATGAAGGAACAACAGCAAGATGCTATAGCAGCCATTGAGATCATTAAAGAAATTCATAGAGATATGAAAGCTGTAAGGCGTCGCATCTCTTATGCGGTTTTGTTTACTCAATCCAAAGTCGTTGCCAAATCTAGAACAGCTCGTTTTGTCTCAACCCAATTCAGAAAAAATCCAGAAATAGATGTTTTTGAAACAGAAATAAATGAACGTGATGCTTTTTCCGCAATTTTTGCCACTGGTGGTTCTCATCGTAATCTCAATCGAAAAGAAGTTAATAATTTAGAAACTGCGATTAGCAATGTTGAAGCATTTGTTGCAGAAGTCATTACGAAATTAAAGCAAACTCAACAGAAGGAAATTCAAAAATGA
- a CDS encoding TrbI/VirB10 family protein — protein sequence MKDKVKLDAGNSPDFFSVKPKGRGVRRLNNVPLIGAIGIISFALIGITYTFMLRQQSNNIAREEKQLLFVDETPVPVRPKGDDYVQAKLPEILPLVSTNPTETQKLIEKDLEQKQIDKALDEENEVQKRLLTRIIERRLAKMEAALDSEPMVSFTINSRIKDQTQMQNEDPQKTMLENLLGRSGVASNASFNGDGGRDPNMQAQKIAFLSQSPEAEVYLKNTRQEAIQASFEIKAGTIIPGVMISGVNSDLPGQIIAQVRESVYDSATGQNVLIPMGARLIGTYDSQVSTGQKRVLIAWSRVIYPDGSSLSLGNMPGSDQSGYAGFNDKVNNHYLKIFGNALMLSVISGASQMSQKTHKIGNEDSKLATTKETLAEELGRQWGEVGIEMTRKNLGIQPTIIIRPGYNFNVMVTKDIILPAWQGHPMAALPY from the coding sequence ATGAAAGATAAAGTAAAACTTGATGCTGGTAATTCTCCAGATTTTTTTTCCGTAAAACCTAAAGGACGTGGAGTGCGGCGGTTAAACAATGTGCCTTTGATAGGTGCTATAGGTATTATTTCTTTTGCACTTATTGGTATCACTTATACTTTTATGTTGCGGCAGCAATCTAATAATATTGCTAGAGAAGAAAAACAGCTTTTATTCGTAGATGAAACACCTGTACCGGTGCGACCAAAAGGTGATGATTATGTTCAAGCAAAATTACCAGAGATATTGCCATTAGTGTCAACCAACCCAACGGAAACTCAAAAATTAATAGAAAAAGATTTAGAACAAAAACAAATCGACAAAGCTTTAGATGAAGAAAATGAAGTACAGAAGAGATTGTTAACGCGTATTATAGAAAGACGTTTGGCTAAAATGGAGGCTGCTTTAGACTCTGAACCCATGGTTTCTTTTACAATAAATTCAAGGATAAAAGATCAAACTCAAATGCAGAATGAAGATCCTCAAAAAACGATGCTTGAAAATTTACTTGGTCGATCTGGAGTAGCGTCGAACGCATCATTTAATGGTGATGGAGGACGTGATCCTAACATGCAAGCACAAAAAATTGCTTTTTTATCGCAATCACCAGAAGCAGAAGTTTATTTAAAAAATACACGGCAAGAGGCTATTCAAGCAAGCTTTGAAATTAAGGCCGGAACCATTATTCCTGGTGTTATGATAAGTGGTGTGAACAGCGATTTGCCAGGACAAATTATAGCTCAAGTAAGAGAAAGCGTTTACGATTCAGCTACTGGTCAAAATGTTTTAATTCCTATGGGGGCAAGGCTTATTGGAACATATGATAGTCAGGTATCCACTGGACAAAAACGCGTACTTATTGCTTGGTCAAGAGTTATTTATCCTGATGGTTCTTCTTTATCTCTTGGAAATATGCCAGGCTCTGATCAATCTGGTTATGCGGGATTTAATGATAAAGTGAATAATCACTATTTAAAAATTTTTGGTAATGCTCTTATGCTTTCTGTTATTTCAGGAGCTTCACAAATGTCTCAAAAAACACATAAGATAGGCAATGAAGATAGTAAATTAGCCACAACAAAAGAAACATTAGCGGAAGAGCTTGGTAGACAATGGGGTGAGGTTGGTATTGAAATGACTCGTAAAAATCTAGGAATTCAACCAACAATTATTATTCGTCCTGGTTATAACTTCAACGTTATGGTAACGAAAGATATCATTTTGCCTGCTTGGCAAGGTCATCCAATGGCAGCACTTCCTTATTAA
- the trbG gene encoding P-type conjugative transfer protein TrbG, protein MLKKIIFVSATVFMTSTAMATDVSHNVNFISPQKIFLTGKEAWGIKLANQWKNNPTKPIRSSDGSVKYLYGVTLPTLVCTPLEVCTIQLQAGETINSLHAGDTARWKISPSISGIGAAETTYIVVKPTDAGLTTNLFITTDRRTYMIKLASTQSSSIPILSFVYPDDTDQDWAAYKSAIDRRRTTLSTGQNLAALDFNFRITISDPKIKWYPRRVYTDGFKTYIELPGDGVSGTAPALIAIGNDGGFLKKPSEKLINYRIIGNRYVVDTVISKVALISGVGSSQQRVTIMRGF, encoded by the coding sequence ATGTTAAAAAAAATTATCTTTGTAAGCGCTACTGTTTTTATGACATCAACAGCCATGGCAACTGATGTATCACACAACGTCAATTTTATTTCTCCTCAGAAAATATTCCTTACTGGTAAAGAAGCATGGGGAATTAAGTTAGCAAATCAATGGAAAAATAATCCAACAAAACCTATACGTTCTAGTGATGGTAGTGTTAAATATCTTTATGGAGTTACTTTACCTACATTGGTTTGTACGCCATTAGAAGTTTGTACAATTCAATTACAAGCAGGCGAAACTATAAATTCTTTACATGCCGGTGATACAGCACGATGGAAAATTAGTCCCAGCATAAGTGGAATAGGAGCAGCAGAAACAACTTATATTGTTGTAAAGCCTACTGATGCTGGTTTAACAACAAATCTCTTTATTACGACCGATAGACGGACTTACATGATTAAATTGGCCAGTACACAAAGTTCTTCAATTCCTATTCTTTCTTTCGTTTATCCAGATGATACAGATCAAGATTGGGCTGCATATAAATCAGCAATAGATAGGCGTCGTACTACATTGTCAACGGGTCAAAATTTAGCTGCTCTTGATTTTAACTTTCGTATTACGATTAGTGATCCAAAAATTAAATGGTATCCAAGGCGTGTTTATACAGATGGTTTTAAAACTTACATTGAATTACCTGGAGATGGGGTTAGTGGAACAGCTCCAGCTCTAATTGCTATTGGTAATGATGGTGGTTTTTTGAAAAAGCCTAGCGAAAAATTGATCAACTATCGCATCATCGGCAATCGATATGTTGTTGATACAGTCATTAGCAAAGTTGCCCTTATTTCTGGTGTAGGAAGTTCTCAACAGAGAGTAACGATTATGAGAGGTTTTTAA
- a CDS encoding VirB8/TrbF family protein yields the protein MNTTEDSVKDKPSNPYIAARKEWMERYGDYIHAANNWRLATFGMIIITAMSVGAFIWKVNEQTIVPYIVQTNSVGEVTHLSKANIAAKPNAIHIRAALRNWLIGARTVYVDMRAEESLVNQTYSMTLPQSPAYSMLVEYHKQNDPYSRAANETVEVQVNAIVPVSDDTWQIEWTEKKRARTGIIIDTKLWQATATIILATPRTEQQIMLNPIGLYVKQFAWTPRL from the coding sequence GTGAATACAACTGAAGATTCTGTAAAAGATAAACCATCTAATCCATATATTGCGGCGCGTAAGGAATGGATGGAAAGGTATGGCGACTATATTCACGCTGCCAATAATTGGCGTTTAGCAACCTTTGGAATGATTATTATTACGGCAATGTCTGTAGGAGCTTTCATTTGGAAAGTAAATGAACAAACCATTGTTCCTTACATCGTGCAAACAAATTCAGTAGGTGAGGTAACGCATTTATCAAAAGCAAATATTGCCGCTAAACCAAATGCTATACACATTCGTGCGGCGTTGCGTAATTGGTTGATTGGTGCACGTACTGTTTATGTGGATATGAGAGCAGAAGAAAGTCTTGTTAATCAAACATATTCTATGACTTTGCCGCAATCGCCAGCTTATAGCATGCTTGTTGAATATCATAAACAAAATGATCCTTATTCTCGTGCAGCAAATGAAACAGTAGAAGTTCAAGTTAATGCAATTGTTCCTGTTTCTGATGATACTTGGCAAATTGAATGGACTGAAAAGAAAAGAGCACGAACAGGTATCATTATTGATACTAAACTTTGGCAAGCTACAGCTACGATCATTTTAGCAACGCCAAGAACTGAACAGCAAATAATGCTAAATCCAATTGGATTGTACGTTAAACAATTTGCTTGGACACCAAGACTTTAA
- a CDS encoding LPD7 domain-containing protein, protein MYKSVDGGTIIDAGEKIHAQKFTTGSAYIALSLAVEKFKDQPLVLNGTEEFKKEVARLAGIHGMNVVFSDPVLNILKNEVGQHDRNNTNDSIQEWIKDRNQYAGSLFYVAWRGEEDIFNYYAGRRKIGEKTVLLFEINSKIFVKEISKRGFI, encoded by the coding sequence ATGGAGGCACTATCATTGATGCTGGTGAGAAAATTCATGCGCAAAAATTCACCACAGGGTCTGCTTATATTGCATTAAGTCTTGCTGTTGAAAAATTTAAAGACCAGCCACTCGTGTTAAATGGTACAGAGGAATTTAAAAAAGAAGTTGCTCGATTGGCTGGTATTCACGGCATGAATGTTGTTTTTTCTGATCCCGTTCTTAATATTTTAAAAAATGAAGTAGGCCAACATGACAGAAATAACACCAATGACTCAATCCAAGAATGGATAAAAGACCGCAATCAATATGCTGGAAGCCTCTTTTATGTTGCATGGAGAGGTGAGGAAGATATATTTAATTATTATGCAGGTCGTCGAAAGATTGGAGAAAAAACCGTTCTTCTTTTTGAAATAAACAGTAAGATTTTTGTTAAGGAAATATCAAAAAGAGGTTTTATCTAA